gtcaagaaatatcgcatctttgggaatttatttctaccctGATAACcgtctgtctccagtctgacatcagattggtagcagggtctggctctgcacctcagaacgcagccatctgcggacacagacgactacggttctgatgtcagagtctgctgcccagatctggctatcagggtaagtGACAAAAACAATTGAGTTTGGATAAgttcaattttttcgatattttaatttctactcGACTTTTGATTACTGATCTTCTTACACGCGAACCTGAACGTTTAAGCCTCAAAGTGTACtgaagaattttttgaagaatttcaatcgagaaaagtgtttttgtcacttagaaataaattcccaaagttgcGGTGTTTCTTGACCTGGTGGTCGCTATTAATTATTCAGTGGAAGACGACTCGACCACCGTTCAACTGACCGTTTCGCTACTTTCAGGCGGACTGTGTACGAAGCATCAATTGCTGATAGGCCGCAATGTGCCAGGTAGGATGCTGCGGCTGGCCAGCGCGGACGAGCTCGTGAGTCCTCCCCAGACCGCCGTCACGTCGATTCGGAAATTGTTCCCCAATTGGGATGGCTTGACGATAGACTTCGTGGCACAGTGTCTTCGCATGGACCCTGACCTTCGGCCCAAATGCTCCGCCCTCCTGCAACACTTGTTCTTCACGCAAAACGGCTACGCGGACAAGCTGATGGCCGAGCTGCAAAAGTCCGTCGCCAAGGAGTCCGCCATGAACCCCTTGATGGCTAGGAGGTCGGAAGAGAGAAGGCTGGGCTTCCTTTCCACTGGAGCGCCGCCGAGAGTTTGCCGCCACAGCACCAGCGGGTATTACAGTCTCTAAGCTTCTACAGTCTACTTCGTTCTCGAGCGTTCGCGCGATTTCAATTGTACACACCGATTTCAGATGGCACATGACTTCCTTGAAAGACAAATCGGCCATCAGCATAGCGGAATCGGAGGGGGTCGAGGTCGAAGAGCCGGGGCCGTCACCGGTACAGATCAGTCGGCCCAGAGAGGTTTGCTACTTCGGGTCCGTCTCCGTCATACCGAACATTACGTACATTCGAAGACTGGAGCACAAAGGGTTGCTCGTGACGGACTTAAAGGGCTGCACGCTGCCCACTCTCGCTTCGAAAGGCCGCAGCTGCGTAAAGACTAatgggaagaggaagaggattgATCTCCCGAACGTGGATCGATAGAGAAGAACAACGAGCTCTTTGTGTAGGTTTTTAATACGCTCGAATTGAAGGTGTACCTACGCACATCCCTTTCCCTTTTCAGAATCACAGTTCCGCGGAATTGTTACACGAACGCTCGCGACCTGAAGTGTTTAGGAACTACATTTCCCCGTTTAGGAGTTTAATTTTACAGTAGTTTGTTAAAGTATTAGTGGTTTAATGCTCGTTACATGTGTTCGAAGTAGATTTTGTACTAGTTAAGTGTTGATAGTGACTTTCATTCCTAAAGCGAAGATCGATCAGCAAGGAAAGTTCCTCTTATCGATCTCATAATTTCGCGAACTTGCGTCATTCTATTTGCCCTATTTTCGGAAGCAGAAAATTGCCGAGTGTAAAGATAAACTGGCTTTAAGAAAATGTGCGTATAAGTATAGAATAAAACAATGGGGCAATTGAAATTGGATTTATATTCGTACGTCGAATACGTGGGCGatttaaaagaatatatttctgtgtTAAATGGTGCGTGTAATCTCCTCGTTGTAAAAATTGTTGATATCAAATTGTCTGTGGGTGAAATGTTTGTAAAAATTATTCAGTAAGTTTTTTACAAATCTATACC
Above is a genomic segment from Andrena cerasifolii isolate SP2316 chromosome 12, iyAndCera1_principal, whole genome shotgun sequence containing:
- the LOC143375542 gene encoding cyclin-dependent kinase-like 4, yielding MDKYEMMEVVGEGSYGVVMKCRHRETGQLVAIKRFLETEEDLQVRKMVFREIRMLKKLRHDNLVNMIEVFRRRKRFYLVFEYLDHTLLDELERLGGGVDWEVAKRHIYQVIRGLNFCHNNNIMHRDIKPENILVSPNGVIKLCDFGFARLVGGANESCTDYVATRWYRAPELLVGDPRYGKSVDVWATGCLYAEMVNGTPLFCGDSDVDQLHRITKVLGGLCTKHQLLIGRNVPGRMLRLASADELVSPPQTAVTSIRKLFPNWDGLTIDFVAQCLRMDPDLRPKCSALLQHLFFTQNGYADKLMAELQKSVAKESAMNPLMARRSEERRLGFLSTGAPPRVCRHSTSGWHMTSLKDKSAISIAESEGVEVEEPGPSPVQISRPREVCYFGSVSVIPNITYIRRLEHKGLLVTDLKGCTLPTLASKGRSCVKTNGKRKRIDLPNVDR